In the genome of Spirochaetia bacterium, one region contains:
- a CDS encoding NAD(P)H-hydrate dehydratase gives MKNLLRGEDVAAIDADAQRLYGIPALVMMEQAGLKAWQAIRQDLDAEQPIVVACGGGNNGGDGLVIAREAVNDGFVHVTVILVGHRLSDCNRIHRSIIKAYGIPAYEEESRLETAATQALSAASVIIDAVTGTGLKKEIGGLASELVKAMNDNLKATVYAIDCPSGMGDEVSASSLHVHAHCTLCMGPLKSMFYHPALRAHCGKIIEINPSFPPGLVAKSKLSGYLADDEVASLDPLPSDAYKKDRGHLAIFGGCSRYTGALRLAGRSAFASRAGLVSAICDRDIYPIIAGESPSVIVRMLDETDTVEPYTAVLAGPGWGGGREELLTKLLRCSKPLVIDADGIRAFANLYAEGKVASHQGTVILTPHLGELHCLCKAVMPDRAAGLGKEDSPASFLETLSALSEKIDAIIVAKGGVTYVAVPGKLPVAVSGGNPSLGVAGSGDVLAGCMAGLLAGGLSPFKSALSAVLWHQEAGRYAFAKEGYYSSEDLIPFLAKVIAT, from the coding sequence ATGAAGAACTTGTTACGTGGTGAGGATGTCGCGGCCATTGATGCAGATGCACAGAGGCTGTATGGCATCCCGGCTTTGGTCATGATGGAGCAGGCCGGACTCAAGGCCTGGCAGGCAATCAGACAGGATCTGGATGCAGAACAGCCGATAGTCGTCGCCTGTGGCGGGGGTAACAATGGTGGTGATGGACTTGTCATTGCAAGGGAAGCTGTCAATGATGGTTTTGTGCATGTGACGGTAATCTTGGTCGGACATCGGTTAAGTGATTGCAATCGGATCCATCGGTCGATTATCAAGGCTTATGGGATACCTGCATATGAGGAAGAAAGCCGCTTGGAAACTGCAGCTACCCAAGCTTTGTCTGCAGCGTCCGTGATCATAGATGCTGTGACGGGGACAGGACTGAAGAAAGAAATCGGAGGTCTTGCCTCGGAGCTTGTCAAGGCAATGAACGACAATCTGAAAGCAACTGTCTATGCCATTGACTGCCCCAGTGGGATGGGGGATGAGGTTTCTGCTTCATCCCTTCATGTGCATGCCCATTGTACGCTCTGCATGGGACCTCTGAAAAGCATGTTCTACCATCCTGCACTGCGGGCACATTGCGGAAAAATCATAGAGATAAATCCATCTTTTCCTCCAGGACTTGTAGCAAAGTCAAAACTTTCCGGTTATCTTGCGGATGATGAAGTTGCCAGCTTGGATCCTTTGCCTTCCGATGCTTATAAAAAGGATAGGGGACATCTTGCCATATTCGGTGGTTGCAGCAGATACACAGGTGCACTGCGCCTTGCAGGCCGCAGTGCTTTTGCAAGCCGTGCCGGACTGGTGAGTGCTATCTGTGACAGGGATATTTATCCGATCATAGCAGGCGAAAGTCCAAGTGTCATTGTAAGGATGCTTGATGAAACTGATACGGTAGAACCGTATACTGCTGTTCTTGCTGGTCCTGGCTGGGGTGGAGGAAGGGAAGAGTTGCTGACAAAGTTGCTCCGTTGCAGCAAACCGCTTGTCATTGATGCTGATGGTATCAGGGCTTTCGCCAATCTATATGCTGAGGGCAAGGTTGCTTCACATCAAGGTACGGTCATCTTGACACCACATTTGGGGGAACTGCATTGTCTCTGCAAGGCAGTGATGCCCGACAGGGCTGCTGGATTGGGAAAAGAGGACTCTCCTGCTTCTTTTCTTGAGACACTTTCTGCCTTGTCTGAAAAAATCGATGCAATTATCGTGGCAAAAGGAGGGGTTACCTATGTGGCTGTTCCAGGCAAACTTCCTGTTGCAGTCAGCGGAGGCAATCCTAGTCTCGGCGTTGCAGGAAGCGGTGATGTGCTGGCTGGATGCATGGCAGGTCTGCTTGCAGGTGGTTTGTCTCCTTTCAAGAGTGCTTTGTCTGCAGTCCTGTGGCACCAGGAAGCGGGAAGATATGCATTTGCCAAAGAAGGGTATTATTCGAGTGAAGATCTGATACCATTCCTTGCAAAGGTAATAGCCACATGA
- the yqeC gene encoding putative selenium-dependent hydroxylase accessory protein YqeC, with protein sequence METEKWERERITTSGICFDATGRVLIAKREDKGSIGGKWEFPGGKNRDQIGETISETLQREWKEELGKEIEVKGLLATHEFINKGTLYHLKAYEVKLKDEGPFTYAVHTQFKWESLDKLRFYDFAPSDRAIIEKLGGKPCLPLIADMGRRLESSDGHTVICLTGGGGKTSSMVALGAYYRSLGKKVLIGTTTKVQSPRWYDFKADTVILDEGEFFSHEPEAGKTVFFAQGELMDPKKVHAPREEIFDLMTKNYDVAILEADGARMLPLKLHTSRDPVIPKSTTAVVALLGMSSFGQVAADVCMDEIQLCRVDGPYLQALLEDEEGVCKGMRPDTKNLVLFNQCDLLDARQLASIKALQFSCPALFGSVRHDCLC encoded by the coding sequence TTGGAAACTGAAAAATGGGAAAGGGAAAGAATCACTACAAGTGGTATCTGCTTTGATGCCACAGGTAGGGTACTGATAGCAAAACGTGAGGATAAAGGTTCCATAGGTGGCAAGTGGGAATTTCCCGGAGGGAAAAACCGTGACCAGATCGGAGAAACCATAAGTGAGACTCTGCAAAGGGAATGGAAGGAAGAACTTGGAAAGGAAATTGAGGTTAAAGGCCTGCTTGCAACCCATGAATTCATCAACAAGGGAACGCTATACCATCTCAAGGCATACGAAGTAAAGCTGAAAGATGAAGGTCCGTTCACGTATGCGGTTCATACACAGTTCAAATGGGAAAGTCTGGATAAGCTTCGTTTCTATGATTTTGCACCGAGTGACAGGGCAATCATCGAAAAATTAGGGGGAAAGCCTTGTTTGCCGCTTATAGCCGATATGGGAAGAAGGCTGGAATCTTCTGATGGCCATACGGTCATTTGCCTGACAGGTGGAGGAGGAAAGACTTCCAGTATGGTAGCCTTGGGGGCATATTACAGAAGCCTTGGGAAAAAAGTGCTTATCGGGACAACTACCAAAGTCCAGTCTCCCCGCTGGTATGATTTCAAGGCGGATACGGTAATCTTGGATGAGGGAGAATTCTTTTCCCATGAACCGGAAGCAGGCAAGACAGTATTCTTTGCACAGGGAGAACTGATGGATCCTAAAAAAGTCCATGCCCCACGGGAAGAGATCTTTGACCTGATGACAAAGAACTATGATGTTGCCATTCTTGAAGCTGACGGAGCAAGGATGCTTCCTCTCAAACTTCATACGTCACGGGATCCTGTAATTCCAAAAAGTACGACGGCCGTCGTTGCCTTGTTGGGAATGAGTAGCTTTGGGCAGGTAGCGGCTGATGTCTGTATGGATGAAATACAATTATGCAGGGTCGATGGCCCGTATCTCCAGGCTCTGCTGGAGGACGAGGAGGGGGTTTGCAAAGGAATGCGACCTGATACGAAAAACCTTGTACTTTTCAATCAATGTGATCTTCTTGATGCACGGCAACTGGCGTCCATCAAGGCTTTGCAGTTTTCCTGCCCTGCTTTGTTTGGTTCTGTCAGGCATGATTGCCTGTGCTGA
- a CDS encoding DUF2974 domain-containing protein, giving the protein MDNLYDYLYWRGDLSFDTVAPNEIDMVIFAVLSYVDYSSVLPLGKVTEGYMLPVLVEKMDSAGALKPKKGTPDFEVECLSLLPLLASKPRFSKTRVFAYSCHLDKDNALQFAAVSFLLETGSLVVSYRGTDASLIGWKEDFLMSFKVAVGCQELGFAYLKEVASKTSGQVYTVGHSKGGNVASYAAMKADAGLQKRIKGIYSFDGPGFNEQTLSTLRCSQVCDRITTLVPQGSVVGILMQHEEPIQVVYSAKKSGIMQHFPFSWEVEVNHFKRMEERDRSSLVFDTGMRKWLEGLSKNEMQLFVDSVFACVDEAGANRFRDVVTKPGKTLSSMLKVYSLTDPESRKQLEKVLRSFFASMASASSDQYQTKREALLDTLRKSRKVRSGISFVENKIGKI; this is encoded by the coding sequence GTGGACAATCTATATGATTATCTGTACTGGCGTGGGGATCTGAGCTTTGATACTGTGGCTCCCAATGAGATAGACATGGTCATCTTTGCCGTGCTTTCCTATGTCGATTATTCCAGTGTGCTTCCTTTGGGCAAAGTAACAGAAGGCTATATGTTACCCGTACTTGTAGAGAAGATGGATAGTGCCGGTGCATTGAAGCCAAAGAAAGGTACTCCCGATTTTGAGGTAGAATGCTTGTCGCTGCTGCCGTTGCTTGCCAGTAAACCTCGTTTCAGCAAGACCCGGGTGTTTGCCTATTCATGCCATCTTGATAAGGACAATGCCCTTCAGTTCGCTGCCGTTTCCTTCCTGCTGGAAACGGGGAGCCTTGTGGTTTCCTATCGTGGTACCGATGCATCCCTCATAGGTTGGAAAGAAGATTTTCTGATGAGTTTCAAGGTTGCCGTCGGTTGTCAGGAGCTGGGCTTTGCTTATCTGAAGGAAGTTGCGTCAAAGACTTCTGGACAGGTATATACGGTAGGGCATTCAAAAGGTGGCAATGTTGCCTCCTATGCTGCAATGAAAGCTGATGCGGGTCTCCAAAAAAGGATCAAGGGCATCTATAGCTTTGATGGTCCTGGTTTCAATGAACAGACACTTTCCACATTGCGCTGTTCCCAAGTATGTGACAGAATTACCACTCTCGTACCACAGGGTTCTGTGGTAGGCATCCTGATGCAACATGAGGAACCGATACAGGTTGTGTATTCGGCAAAGAAATCCGGTATCATGCAGCATTTTCCATTTTCCTGGGAAGTTGAAGTCAACCATTTCAAGAGAATGGAGGAGCGGGACCGCTCTTCTTTGGTCTTTGATACCGGAATGAGAAAATGGCTTGAAGGCCTGAGTAAGAATGAGATGCAACTTTTTGTTGATTCGGTATTTGCCTGCGTCGATGAGGCAGGAGCCAATCGTTTCAGGGATGTCGTGACCAAACCGGGCAAAACACTTTCAAGTATGCTGAAGGTCTATTCTCTTACTGATCCTGAATCCAGGAAACAATTAGAGAAGGTGCTTCGGTCTTTCTTTGCTTCGATGGCTTCTGCTTCTTCTGACCAATATCAGACAAAACGCGAGGCCTTGCTGGACACCTTGCGCAAGAGCCGGAAGGTGAGGTCTGGTATTTCATTCGTAGAGAATAAGATAGGTAAAATATAA
- a CDS encoding glucose-1-phosphate adenylyltransferase, which produces MKKHKAMAIILGGGKGTRLYPLTKDRAKPAVPFAGKYRLVDIPISNCINSEVMQIYLLTQFNSASLHNHITNTYKFGPFTDGFVEILAAEQTITNNSWYQGTADAVRKNLVHFKDQQVEYYIILSGDQLYRMDFKEALDHHIASGAEITIAAKPISRKQATGLGIIGADEEGVIKNFLEKPSDELDISQYKVPDKLMMDSLHKHVDASNEYLASMGIYIFNAQTMDQVLDNDLTDFGREIIPQAIKERKVCAYLFDQFWEDIGTIKAFYETNLNLASMQPEFNFYDEDHPIYTHRRHLPATKLNFCNISSSLTSEGSIITNAYIVNSIIGVRTIIESGASLDGVYCMGASKYETPDDKKENARKHIPNLGIGKGTLIRKAIIDQNARIGNGCRIGIDDFPRDNCDKEMYSIRDGIIVITKNAIIPDNTVL; this is translated from the coding sequence ATGAAAAAACACAAGGCAATGGCAATCATCCTTGGTGGCGGAAAAGGAACTCGGCTGTATCCACTGACCAAAGACAGAGCGAAACCGGCGGTTCCCTTTGCGGGAAAATACCGCTTGGTAGACATTCCTATTTCAAACTGCATAAACAGTGAAGTCATGCAGATATATTTGTTGACTCAGTTCAACTCAGCTTCTTTGCACAACCACATCACCAACACTTACAAATTCGGGCCCTTTACTGACGGATTCGTCGAAATCCTTGCAGCCGAACAGACGATAACAAACAATTCTTGGTATCAGGGTACCGCCGATGCAGTAAGGAAGAATCTTGTGCACTTCAAGGATCAACAGGTTGAATACTACATCATCCTCTCCGGTGACCAGTTGTATCGGATGGACTTCAAGGAAGCCCTTGACCATCATATTGCAAGCGGTGCTGAGATTACGATCGCAGCAAAGCCGATTTCCCGCAAGCAGGCAACCGGACTAGGCATCATCGGGGCTGATGAGGAAGGTGTAATAAAGAACTTTCTTGAGAAACCTTCAGATGAACTGGACATAAGCCAGTACAAAGTACCGGACAAGCTTATGATGGACAGTCTTCATAAACATGTCGATGCTTCCAATGAATACCTGGCTTCCATGGGAATCTACATATTCAATGCACAGACCATGGACCAGGTCCTGGACAATGACCTGACCGATTTCGGAAGGGAAATCATCCCTCAGGCAATCAAGGAAAGGAAAGTATGCGCTTATCTCTTTGATCAGTTCTGGGAGGACATCGGAACGATCAAAGCGTTCTATGAAACCAATCTCAACCTGGCTTCAATGCAACCGGAATTCAACTTCTATGATGAGGATCACCCGATATATACACACAGGCGACATCTGCCTGCTACGAAGCTCAACTTCTGCAATATCAGTTCTTCCCTCACCAGCGAAGGTTCGATCATAACCAATGCCTATATCGTCAATTCAATCATAGGCGTACGGACAATCATTGAAAGCGGAGCTTCCTTGGATGGAGTATACTGCATGGGCGCTTCCAAGTATGAAACGCCAGATGACAAAAAAGAAAATGCAAGGAAACATATCCCCAACCTTGGCATAGGAAAGGGAACGTTGATCAGAAAAGCAATCATTGACCAGAACGCCAGAATCGGAAATGGTTGCCGCATCGGAATTGATGATTTCCCAAGAGATAATTGCGACAAGGAAATGTATTCCATACGTGACGGCATCATCGTCATCACAAAGAATGCAATTATTCCTGACAACACAGTACTGTAA
- a CDS encoding glycosyltransferase — MFPVQILFSNEAAHRIEGGSDFFLMPSRYEPCGLNQLYSLRYGTLPIARRTGGLADTIVDFTQDRTHATGFLFTEMSGHGIEEAVKIALRVYEEDSDCIETMRTRGMQTDFTWDRSAKEYHMIYTMGETK, encoded by the coding sequence ATGTTTCCTGTACAGATACTTTTCTCCAATGAAGCTGCACATAGGATTGAAGGCGGCAGCGACTTCTTCCTTATGCCAAGCAGGTATGAACCCTGCGGGCTCAACCAGCTTTATTCTCTGCGGTATGGGACGTTACCCATAGCGCGCAGGACAGGTGGATTGGCCGATACTATTGTTGATTTTACACAGGACAGAACGCATGCAACAGGCTTCCTCTTTACTGAAATGAGCGGACATGGCATTGAAGAAGCCGTCAAAATAGCCCTAAGGGTATATGAGGAGGATAGTGATTGCATAGAAACTATGAGGACCAGAGGTATGCAGACTGATTTCACATGGGATCGTTCTGCAAAAGAATATCATATGATCTATACTATGGGAGAAACAAAATGA
- a CDS encoding glycogen synthase — protein MKILMVTSEAVPFSKSGGLADVVGSLSAALVRQGDEVAIVMPAYGNVDLTGFSKPLATLSISLRNKIEQVTVRKQVIDGISYLALCHPLFTERKGIYGDTSFAPYPDNFVRFMLMDKAVLPLCLELDWKPDVIHCHDWTAGIVPFLLRTSENTFFAKTKSILTIHNLAYQGDFARLDAFSADFIPEAGIFMGTGPGKRINMLKAGLVYADRITTVSPTYAKQIQEPEYGCKLDGILRERSGVLTGILNGIDYNEWNSMTDRFFTQHFSSEDLHGKSLLKAEIQKEFKLETNADVPLISMISRLAEQKGFVELLEGEPCALERMAQELRVQFLIIGTGDEYIQNKLHAIGERNGNVSCTDTFLQ, from the coding sequence ATGAAAATCCTCATGGTAACTAGTGAAGCGGTCCCCTTTTCAAAATCAGGAGGATTGGCAGATGTAGTCGGCTCTTTATCTGCAGCTTTGGTACGACAGGGCGATGAAGTCGCCATTGTGATGCCGGCATATGGTAATGTTGATCTTACGGGGTTTTCCAAACCCCTTGCAACCCTTTCCATTTCCCTCAGGAACAAAATTGAACAGGTCACGGTCAGGAAACAGGTAATAGACGGTATCAGTTACCTTGCACTCTGTCACCCCTTGTTCACAGAAAGGAAAGGTATCTACGGAGATACCTCGTTCGCCCCCTATCCGGACAATTTCGTCAGGTTCATGTTGATGGACAAGGCGGTACTTCCCCTCTGTCTGGAACTGGATTGGAAGCCTGATGTCATCCATTGTCATGATTGGACAGCAGGTATTGTACCATTCCTGCTCAGGACATCAGAAAATACTTTCTTTGCAAAGACAAAAAGCATACTGACTATCCACAATCTTGCCTACCAGGGTGATTTTGCCAGACTGGATGCTTTTTCTGCTGACTTCATCCCTGAAGCTGGCATTTTTATGGGAACTGGTCCAGGCAAGCGAATCAACATGCTCAAGGCTGGTCTTGTCTATGCAGACAGGATTACCACTGTCAGTCCGACATATGCAAAACAGATCCAGGAGCCTGAATATGGCTGTAAGCTGGATGGCATACTAAGAGAAAGGTCAGGTGTGCTTACCGGGATATTGAACGGCATTGACTATAACGAATGGAACAGTATGACTGACAGGTTCTTTACCCAACATTTTTCCAGTGAAGATTTGCATGGCAAAAGCTTGCTCAAGGCAGAAATCCAGAAAGAATTCAAACTGGAAACTAATGCAGATGTGCCGCTGATCAGCATGATCAGCAGATTGGCAGAACAAAAAGGGTTCGTCGAATTGCTTGAGGGAGAACCTTGTGCCCTTGAACGTATGGCCCAGGAACTGAGGGTTCAGTTCCTGATCATCGGTACTGGAGATGAGTATATCCAGAACAAATTACACGCAATCGGAGAAAGGAACGGCAATGTTTCCTGTACAGATACTTTTCTCCAATGA
- the trxB gene encoding thioredoxin-disulfide reductase, giving the protein MKQTDIAIIGGGPGGLAAAQYGARAGRDVLIIEKLAAGGQTMLIDRIENYPGFDEAITGFELADKMQRQAENFGAKLLYDELVSIKKDDKYFEVNLKSETVQAKTVIIATGAKHRVLDIDGEATYSGKGVSYCGTCDGPFFRNKTIYVIGGGDTALTDALYLSKLSDDVTLVHRRDRFRAQDNLVRQISASKIKTMMNFKPVSIKGDGTKVTAIELESTVDGQHVTKPTSAVFIFAGMLPQTEMLDKELLDKTGYVMTNDRMETKMPGLFAIGDVRNTPFRQVVTAAADGAVAAHIASEYIDEIEGNAYASH; this is encoded by the coding sequence ATGAAACAGACTGATATAGCAATCATCGGTGGTGGACCGGGGGGATTGGCTGCAGCTCAATATGGTGCAAGAGCAGGCAGGGATGTACTGATCATAGAGAAACTTGCTGCCGGTGGGCAGACAATGCTCATTGACCGCATAGAGAATTATCCAGGTTTCGACGAAGCCATCACAGGTTTTGAACTGGCAGACAAGATGCAGAGACAAGCCGAGAATTTCGGGGCAAAATTGCTTTATGATGAACTGGTTTCCATCAAGAAAGATGACAAGTATTTCGAAGTCAACCTGAAATCAGAAACCGTACAGGCAAAGACTGTAATCATTGCAACAGGAGCAAAACATAGGGTGCTCGACATTGACGGAGAAGCAACCTACAGCGGCAAGGGTGTATCCTATTGCGGCACATGTGACGGCCCTTTCTTCAGGAATAAGACCATCTATGTGATTGGAGGAGGAGACACAGCCCTGACTGATGCCCTCTATCTTTCCAAATTGAGTGATGACGTCACGCTCGTACATAGGCGCGACCGTTTCAGAGCCCAGGACAACTTGGTCAGACAAATCTCTGCTTCAAAAATCAAGACAATGATGAACTTCAAGCCTGTCAGCATCAAAGGTGATGGGACAAAGGTAACTGCCATTGAACTGGAATCTACCGTAGACGGTCAACATGTAACAAAACCGACGAGTGCAGTCTTCATCTTTGCAGGCATGCTCCCCCAAACTGAGATGCTTGACAAGGAACTGCTGGACAAAACAGGTTACGTAATGACGAATGACAGGATGGAAACGAAAATGCCCGGACTCTTTGCTATCGGGGATGTCAGAAATACTCCTTTCAGACAGGTTGTTACTGCAGCCGCGGACGGAGCTGTTGCCGCTCATATTGCCAGTGAATACATTGATGAAATTGAAGGTAATGCCTACGCATCGCATTGA
- the tsaB gene encoding tRNA (adenosine(37)-N6)-threonylcarbamoyltransferase complex dimerization subunit type 1 TsaB: MRILAADTSTQLMHLALVTEKGTSSLCRDDGMHHSENLLPSILDLLKEQELKLKDLDLLACTAGPGSFTGLRIAMSAMKGISSATSIPLVSVSTMDLLASFTTFFSGITVTAIDARKKRFYIALYRGDKRLTRDMDCHESEVVQLLGDKEPVLITGPDSQIFQQKLIGAGVEANRLSLDDTPKDIGVQLAHLAERQFKEKGADETGTGPVYVRKSDAEIALEKKLQQLRAEG, from the coding sequence ATGAGAATATTGGCAGCTGATACCAGCACCCAGCTAATGCATCTGGCTCTGGTTACTGAAAAGGGAACATCAAGCCTATGCAGGGATGATGGCATGCACCATAGTGAAAACCTGCTCCCCTCAATCCTGGACTTGCTTAAGGAACAGGAATTAAAGCTCAAAGACCTTGACTTGCTTGCATGCACAGCCGGACCTGGTTCATTCACTGGCCTACGTATAGCCATGAGTGCAATGAAAGGCATCAGCAGTGCAACTTCAATACCATTGGTTTCTGTTTCGACAATGGATCTGCTTGCTTCCTTTACGACATTCTTTTCCGGTATTACAGTAACCGCAATCGATGCCAGGAAAAAGCGATTTTATATAGCCCTTTATCGCGGAGACAAGAGATTGACAAGGGACATGGATTGTCATGAGAGTGAAGTAGTCCAACTGCTAGGAGACAAGGAACCTGTACTCATCACAGGTCCAGATTCCCAGATTTTCCAGCAGAAACTTATCGGTGCTGGCGTCGAAGCAAATCGCTTGTCACTTGATGATACGCCAAAGGATATCGGCGTCCAGCTCGCACATCTGGCAGAAAGACAATTCAAGGAAAAAGGCGCAGATGAAACGGGAACAGGTCCCGTCTATGTCAGGAAGAGTGATGCTGAAATAGCTCTGGAAAAGAAACTGCAGCAATTGAGAGCTGAAGGCTAA
- the tsaE gene encoding tRNA (adenosine(37)-N6)-threonylcarbamoyltransferase complex ATPase subunit type 1 TsaE, with protein sequence MSVFISNSANETEKLGEKIGDKCTQGLVISLRGSLGAGKTVIAKGIARSLGISEAIVSPTFTLVQEYEGRLPLYHMDLYRLSGDDEFEMIGGEEMLYSKGVTLVEWSEKIDDLLPENTVFVTLEIQSDQSRKIEIRGLEL encoded by the coding sequence ATGAGTGTGTTCATCAGCAACAGTGCAAATGAGACTGAAAAGCTTGGTGAAAAAATCGGAGACAAGTGTACGCAGGGTCTGGTGATTTCCCTAAGAGGAAGCCTTGGAGCCGGCAAAACGGTCATTGCAAAAGGAATTGCCCGTAGCCTTGGCATCAGCGAAGCTATCGTAAGCCCGACATTTACGTTGGTCCAGGAATATGAAGGACGATTGCCCCTCTATCACATGGACCTTTATCGTCTCTCAGGAGATGATGAATTTGAAATGATCGGAGGAGAGGAAATGCTCTACAGCAAGGGCGTTACCTTGGTTGAATGGTCCGAAAAGATTGATGACCTACTCCCTGAGAATACTGTTTTCGTTACATTGGAAATACAGTCGGACCAATCAAGGAAGATTGAAATAAGAGGTTTGGAACTATGA
- a CDS encoding tetratricopeptide repeat protein — translation MDMKHDHLRGIVYITLPASMEQDIGNLHINPSIPLPVQLPDGQEEIGSDGITIEMIVAAMIKIVAWQPENKFYSYYKDFILAAQPDCVEELNIAAIAKEKGKNYDFSEELFLAVNHLLPQSTTYINLATHYSTRATAEKEAGNSETFDLYQQKALDTLKEGTERFPENPDLLREIGYFHVYQNNIDTARDYLEKYLEFADKDDKQRGHVSHLLDDIHSKISNDTKLLQSYDEIQLCHEEKALELLNEYLKENPKLWNAHFLKGWALRRLERFDEARESFYTCLKLGQKNGEIYNELAICTLECGERELAKTYLNTAIDLDKGNVKLLSNLAYLCLKDKEYDMARKLLENARAVDQRDPVVIQLSKDYCSATGDRLSDPIIEEVVDDETLKEAEKHQEGHQGEDKDECVHQQQCK, via the coding sequence ATGGATATGAAACATGACCATTTGAGGGGAATAGTGTACATCACTCTTCCTGCAAGCATGGAACAGGATATCGGCAATCTTCACATCAATCCGAGTATTCCGCTTCCAGTCCAGCTTCCGGACGGACAGGAAGAAATTGGATCGGACGGCATTACCATCGAAATGATTGTTGCAGCAATGATAAAAATCGTTGCCTGGCAACCGGAAAACAAATTCTATAGCTACTACAAGGATTTCATCCTGGCTGCCCAGCCTGATTGCGTAGAGGAACTCAACATTGCTGCCATTGCAAAGGAAAAAGGCAAGAATTATGATTTCAGCGAAGAGCTTTTCCTTGCTGTAAACCATTTGCTTCCGCAAAGTACCACATATATCAACCTGGCTACCCATTACTCAACCAGGGCAACGGCAGAAAAGGAAGCTGGCAATTCGGAGACTTTTGATCTTTATCAGCAGAAAGCCTTGGATACACTGAAAGAAGGAACGGAACGTTTTCCTGAAAATCCAGATTTACTGCGTGAGATTGGGTATTTCCATGTCTACCAGAACAATATAGATACAGCCAGGGATTATCTGGAAAAGTACCTTGAGTTTGCAGACAAGGATGACAAGCAGAGAGGACATGTAAGCCATCTGCTTGATGACATCCATAGCAAAATCAGCAACGACACGAAACTGCTGCAGTCCTATGATGAAATTCAGCTCTGCCATGAGGAAAAGGCCCTTGAGTTACTCAATGAATATCTGAAAGAAAATCCAAAGCTATGGAATGCACATTTCCTGAAGGGCTGGGCACTTCGTCGTCTTGAAAGATTCGATGAAGCACGGGAAAGTTTCTATACCTGTCTGAAACTTGGCCAGAAGAACGGTGAAATCTACAATGAATTGGCAATCTGTACCTTGGAATGCGGAGAAAGGGAATTGGCAAAGACTTACCTCAACACTGCCATCGACCTTGACAAGGGAAATGTAAAGCTTCTGTCCAACCTTGCCTATCTTTGCCTAAAAGACAAGGAATATGACATGGCAAGGAAATTACTTGAAAATGCCAGGGCAGTTGACCAAAGGGACCCGGTGGTCATACAGTTGAGCAAGGATTATTGCAGTGCCACCGGTGACAGACTTTCCGATCCTATCATTGAAGAAGTCGTTGATGACGAAACATTGAAAGAAGCAGAAAAGCACCAGGAAGGGCACCAAGGAGAAGACAAGGATGAGTGTGTTCATCAGCAACAGTGCAAATGA